One Algoriphagus sp. Y33 genomic window, ATGGCTCCTGGCGCGCTACCCATTGTAGCCGCCCGACTCGCGGGAGTTAAGAAAGTAATTGCTACTGTGCATCAACCAAAAACAGCATCTCATGGCAGATTTTCGGGTTTCATTTTAAGATCTGCTTCAAAATTATGCACTTCCTTTCTGTCAGTTTCCAAGAGTACTGAGGAATCTTGGTTTGGATCTAGCCATGAATTTTCTTTGGAGAAGAATTATCAGAAAGTTTTTAGACATTGTACTATTTACAATTCCTTGGATACAGCAGCGATTGATCTAGAAGTATCCCAGTTATCGTCCATGCAGTCGACTGATGAAGTTATTCGTATAGGAACAGTGTGCCGACTTAATTATGTAAAAGGGGTAGATACCTTGATTGAAGCTTTTTATATTTTATGGAAGAAAGATAGTGAAGGGATTCAGCTTTTGATTTATGGTGAAGGGGACGATGAACTGAGATTAAAGAAAATGGTGGCTGACCTTGGAATTGGGAGGGCAGTTCTCTTTTATGGGAAATTAGCTCCAAGTGAAGTCTTACCTGCCACGGCACAGATGAACATTGTGGTGGTTCCATCTCGTTTTGAAGCTTTTGGTCTTTATGCTGCCGAGGCTATGTGCATTGGTAAGCCCGTGGTAGCATCAGATACTTTTGGGTTAGCTGAGGTAATTACGGATCAAGAGACAGGCCTATTGTTTCCCGTAGAAAACACCACTGAGCTTGCGGAAAAACTGAGAAGTTTGATCAAAGATCCTTCTCTGAGAGCAAGGTTGGGACAAG contains:
- a CDS encoding glycosyltransferase, with amino-acid sequence MSKKVVGIGIPCLLVGGTEIQTLSLVKALVFETYLVDVICYFEFDPVMVKQFEETGARVTLLQWSRSMGAVQFIRCLVNVISTLNPIIFHVQYMAPGALPIVAARLAGVKKVIATVHQPKTASHGRFSGFILRSASKLCTSFLSVSKSTEESWFGSSHEFSLEKNYQKVFRHCTIYNSLDTAAIDLEVSQLSSMQSTDEVIRIGTVCRLNYVKGVDTLIEAFYILWKKDSEGIQLLIYGEGDDELRLKKMVADLGIGRAVLFYGKLAPSEVLPATAQMNIVVVPSRFEAFGLYAAEAMCIGKPVVASDTFGLAEVITDQETGLLFPVENTTELAEKLRSLIKDPSLRARLGQAARKSIKVRFDYTDYKKKVAKLYDLLCNS